One part of the Trichoplusia ni isolate ovarian cell line Hi5 chromosome 2, tn1, whole genome shotgun sequence genome encodes these proteins:
- the LOC113508428 gene encoding uncharacterized protein LOC113508428, producing the protein MFTCSTLAFCNATEMTSAWLIFAEFPGQLAADVDADSLSGLKPSRSPTAHAFFSGSAVGGERGRKPQDIRHVQEAKPVLEALSLNNLPVPRPLPPRLFDHIPLEPPCASAPFHQTSH; encoded by the exons ATGTTTACTTGTAGCACACTTGCTTTCTGTAA TGCGACCGAGATGACGTCAGCGTGGCTGATATTCGCTGAGTTTCCGGGACAGCTGGCCGCGGACGTCGACGCCGATAGCTTATCAGGGCTCAAACCGAG ccGCAGCCCTACGGCTCACGCCTTTTTCTCCGGCTCGGCGGTAGGCGGGGAAAGGGGCAGGAAGCCGCAGGACATCCGACACGTACAGGAAGCAAAACCAGTTCTTGAGGCTTTGTCCCTCAACAACCTCCCGGTCCCCAGGCCTCTCCCGCCCCGCCTGTTCGACCACATTCCTTTAGAGCCTCCGTGCGCGAGCGCACCCTTTCATCAAACATCACACTGA